A single region of the Vicia villosa cultivar HV-30 ecotype Madison, WI linkage group LG4, Vvil1.0, whole genome shotgun sequence genome encodes:
- the LOC131600392 gene encoding aquaporin TIP4-1-like codes for MAKIALGTAGEATQPDCIQALIVEFIATFLFVFAGVGSAITADKLSGDALVGLFFVAITHALVVAVMISAAHISGGHLNPAVTLGLLVGGHITAVRSVLYWIDQLIASAAACYLLHYLTGGMTTPAHTLASGIGYTQGVVWEIVLTFSLLFTVYATMVDPKKGALAGLGPTLVGFVVGANILAGGAFSAGSMNPARSFGPALVSGNWTDHWVYWVGPLIGGGLAGFVYENFFINRDHVPLVDEENY; via the exons ATGGCCAAAATCGCGTTAGGAACTGCCGGAGAAGCCACTCAACCTGATTGCATCCAGGCTCTCATCGTTGAATTCATTGCCACCTTTCTCTTTGTCTTTGCTGGTGTTGGTTCTGCAATCACTGCCG ATAAACTCAGTGGAGATGCGTTGGTGGGATTGTTTTTTGTGGCTATAACACATGCTCTTGTGGTGGCTGTCATGATTTCTGCCGCTCACATTTCCGGTGGCCATTTGAATCCCGCCGTGACATTAGGCCTCCTTGTCGGCGGCCATATCACCGCTGTCCGTTCGGTTTTAtattggattgatcaattgattgcATCTGCAGCAGCTTGTTATCTTCTTCATTACCTAACCGGTGGAATG ACAACTCCAGCTCATACACTTGCAAGTGGAATAGGGTACACACAAGGAGTAGTTTGGGAGATTGTGTTGACATTCTCTTTGTTGTTCACTGTCTATGCAACTATGGTTGATCCTAAGAAGGGAGCACTTGCTGGGCTTGGACCAACTTTGGTTGGGTTTGTGGTAGGGGCTAATATCTTGGCTGGTGGGGCATTTTCAGCTGGTTCAATGAACCCAGCAAGATCTTTTGGGCCTGCTTTGGTTAGTGGAAACTGGACTGATCATTGGGTTTATTGGGTTGGGCCACTTATTGGTGGTGGGCTTGCGGGTTTTGTTTACGAGAATTTCTTTATTAATAGAGATCATGTTCCTCTTGTTGATGAAGAAAACTACTAA